Proteins from a genomic interval of Clostridium sp. 'deep sea':
- the fmt gene encoding methionyl-tRNA formyltransferase encodes MKIIFMGTPDFAVPCLQEIAQDHEVVAVITQPDKAQGRGRKIIATPVKTCALELGLTINQPQNINDINFVEYLKNLNADIMIVVAYGQILKKRVLNITEYGVINVHASLLPKWRGGAPIHRSLLSGDSKTGISIMKVERKLDSGPVYSQAEVKITEDMNVGILHDILAQKGAKMLAEVLKSIQTLQPVTQNHQESTYAKLIVKEDRIINFNDDVNTIFNQVRGLNPWPIAYTYYKGKQVQVWQCQKINSNKLNTQKNGQIVDIASNGPVVKCLNGAIVLTKLKPAGKKLMTGSEFCRGYRCVVADYFGESEE; translated from the coding sequence ATGAAAATTATATTTATGGGTACCCCAGATTTTGCTGTCCCTTGTTTACAAGAAATAGCCCAAGATCATGAGGTTGTTGCTGTAATAACGCAGCCAGATAAAGCCCAAGGCAGGGGTAGAAAAATAATAGCTACTCCAGTAAAAACATGTGCATTAGAGTTAGGATTAACTATTAATCAACCTCAAAATATTAATGATATAAATTTTGTTGAGTATTTAAAAAACCTAAATGCCGATATTATGATAGTGGTGGCATATGGGCAAATACTAAAGAAAAGGGTGCTTAACATCACAGAATATGGGGTAATAAATGTACATGCTTCACTGCTACCAAAATGGAGAGGGGGCGCTCCTATACATCGCTCCTTATTAAGTGGTGATAGTAAAACAGGAATATCTATAATGAAGGTAGAACGAAAGCTTGATAGTGGACCTGTATATAGCCAGGCTGAGGTTAAAATAACTGAGGACATGAATGTGGGCATACTTCACGATATTTTGGCTCAAAAGGGTGCTAAAATGTTAGCTGAAGTATTAAAAAGCATTCAAACCCTTCAACCTGTTACTCAAAACCACCAAGAATCAACCTATGCTAAGCTTATTGTTAAAGAAGATCGCATAATTAATTTTAATGATGATGTAAATACTATTTTTAATCAGGTAAGGGGTTTAAATCCTTGGCCAATAGCTTATACCTATTATAAAGGAAAGCAGGTTCAGGTATGGCAGTGCCAAAAAATAAACTCAAATAAGTTAAACACCCAAAAAAATGGGCAAATAGTAGATATAGCCTCAAACGGTCCCGTTGTAAAATGTTTAAATGGGGCAATTGTATTAACCAAATTAAAGCCCGCAGGCAAAAAACTAATGACTGGGAGCGAGTTTTGTAGAGGTTATAGATGTGTAGTAGCAGATTATTTCGGAGAAAGTGAGGAATAA
- the def gene encoding peptide deformylase, with amino-acid sequence MAYREIRTRKDPILRQIAKPVTNYGKWLKKLLDDMEETMLLSDGAGLAAPQVGISKRIITVLAEEGVLRLVNPVIVEAEGEKYDLEGCLSVPEFIGKVKRAERVVVKANDENGNEITVKGDGLIAVALQHETDHLDGILFIDKAKEIYNNDPVPSVEPMEFEEM; translated from the coding sequence ATGGCTTACCGTGAAATAAGAACAAGAAAAGATCCAATTTTAAGACAAATAGCAAAACCAGTTACCAATTACGGAAAATGGTTAAAAAAGTTACTTGATGATATGGAAGAAACAATGTTGTTGTCTGATGGAGCTGGTTTAGCAGCGCCTCAGGTTGGTATTAGTAAAAGAATAATTACAGTTTTGGCTGAAGAGGGTGTCTTGAGACTTGTTAATCCAGTTATTGTTGAAGCAGAGGGCGAAAAGTATGATTTAGAGGGCTGTTTAAGCGTTCCTGAGTTTATAGGTAAAGTTAAAAGAGCAGAGAGAGTAGTTGTTAAAGCCAATGATGAAAATGGTAATGAAATAACTGTTAAGGGTGATGGATTAATAGCAGTAGCTCTTCAGCATGAAACAGATCACTTAGACGGCATACTATTTATAGACAAAGCCAAAGAAATTTACAATAATGACCCTGTTCCATCAGTTGAACCAATGGAATTTGAGGAAATGTAA